One window from the genome of Candidatus Zixiibacteriota bacterium encodes:
- a CDS encoding rhodanese-like domain-containing protein has protein sequence MALRQLIFIVTLSAVLGLAANLVSPHAIPYIGTWRELSSGDGPIKPPEHAPGDPPYIGIDVAHVEYTGGGVIFIDARSPEEFACGTIPGAVNIPFDELPEGDLTPYFDSALAGAPRDTRLITFCSGEECDLSLHLARNLQAVGYTDLLIFFGGSREWEKNGLEMERRAKCDG, from the coding sequence ATGGCGTTACGACAACTTATCTTCATCGTCACCCTCTCGGCGGTTCTTGGTCTGGCGGCCAATCTGGTCTCGCCCCACGCTATCCCGTACATCGGGACATGGCGGGAGTTGTCATCGGGCGACGGGCCGATCAAGCCGCCGGAGCATGCGCCGGGCGATCCCCCGTATATCGGGATCGATGTCGCCCATGTCGAGTATACCGGCGGCGGCGTGATTTTCATCGATGCGCGGTCGCCGGAGGAATTCGCCTGCGGGACAATCCCGGGCGCGGTCAATATCCCGTTTGACGAACTCCCCGAGGGGGATCTCACCCCGTATTTCGATTCCGCCCTGGCCGGAGCGCCCAGGGACACCCGGCTGATCACGTTCTGCTCGGGGGAGGAGTGCGACCTCTCGCTGCACCTGGCCCGCAACCTGCAGGCGGTCGGTTACACGGACCTGCTGATTTTTTTCGGCGGCTCGCGGGAGTGGGAGAAGAACGGGCTGGAAATGGAACGGAGGGCGAAATGCGACGGTTGA
- the pilM gene encoding pilus assembly protein PilM codes for MRSLLKKFTAGAHAPSSPASTGPAERPLAPRGRFLIGRTLAGRVSDDALSLAAVRHFGARRIVTDVLHADLPPGALPEAGSEFAISQVADFWSRHGGRGARFAACVAGDGVTVRTFCLPRMSRADLASAVEIEASRQIPFPVGEFTCGFRPVARLEGEGGGRCRVALLAATHRLLRQALVPLEQAAVPVQAVYAGAQAVGVLLTALPNFDPDRIYTLVRLGLRESETAFYRAGNLEFSHHGGTGTAMLGTAGDEARREFFAETLASEIQTSLDYFAGQHLRLHEPEVFVYGGAAGHTRLLRLLSERLGCPVEPFPLDRLAGIRLAGHIERDVALAALPAIAAALCRSDLVNLLPPDRRAEWRRRRVDALGRTAVAAVLLFLAAGGGFLYHDLHVQQETDLALRQQLALYENSGAYRALSSLRTRLAAADSYLKASAKNPTSLALNLKELSHLTPPEVRLTRYDFTPAAAGANLRLSGVVTSSDVPPEVVLAAFVDRLNAGRFFDSVTVERHVKRRQDETFILEFQLALRGRL; via the coding sequence ATGCGCTCGCTACTGAAGAAGTTCACCGCCGGCGCACACGCGCCCTCCTCCCCGGCCTCTACCGGCCCGGCGGAACGCCCCCTTGCGCCCCGCGGCCGCTTTCTGATCGGGCGTACGCTCGCCGGGCGGGTCAGCGATGATGCCCTGTCCCTGGCGGCTGTCCGCCACTTCGGTGCCCGGCGGATTGTTACCGACGTCCTTCATGCGGATCTCCCGCCGGGCGCACTTCCCGAGGCCGGTTCCGAGTTCGCAATCTCGCAGGTCGCCGACTTCTGGAGCCGGCACGGCGGGCGCGGCGCCCGCTTCGCAGCCTGCGTCGCCGGGGACGGCGTCACGGTCCGGACGTTCTGCCTGCCCCGAATGAGTCGGGCCGATCTGGCCTCAGCCGTCGAGATTGAGGCCAGCCGCCAGATCCCTTTCCCGGTCGGCGAGTTCACCTGCGGTTTTCGCCCGGTGGCGCGACTCGAGGGCGAGGGCGGGGGCCGGTGCAGGGTGGCGCTGCTTGCGGCCACGCACCGGCTCCTCCGCCAGGCACTCGTTCCCCTGGAACAGGCCGCGGTTCCGGTTCAGGCCGTGTATGCCGGAGCGCAAGCGGTCGGCGTGCTCCTGACCGCGCTGCCGAATTTTGACCCCGACCGCATCTACACGCTGGTGCGTCTCGGACTGCGCGAGAGTGAAACAGCCTTCTACCGGGCCGGCAATCTCGAATTCTCCCACCACGGCGGCACCGGCACGGCGATGCTGGGGACGGCGGGCGACGAGGCGCGGCGGGAGTTCTTCGCCGAAACGCTGGCCTCGGAGATCCAGACGTCGCTCGATTATTTCGCGGGCCAGCACCTGCGCCTCCACGAGCCGGAGGTGTTTGTTTACGGCGGCGCGGCCGGCCACACCCGCCTGCTGAGGCTGTTGTCCGAGCGGCTGGGATGCCCCGTGGAGCCGTTTCCGCTCGACCGTCTCGCGGGGATCCGCCTGGCCGGCCATATCGAACGCGACGTCGCACTGGCCGCTCTGCCGGCGATCGCGGCCGCCCTCTGCCGCTCCGACCTGGTCAACCTCCTGCCCCCGGATCGCCGGGCCGAGTGGCGCCGGCGGCGGGTCGATGCCCTCGGCCGGACCGCCGTCGCCGCCGTCCTGCTTTTCCTGGCCGCGGGCGGGGGATTCCTCTACCACGATCTCCACGTGCAGCAGGAGACCGACCTCGCCCTCCGGCAGCAATTGGCTCTCTATGAAAACTCGGGAGCGTACCGCGCGCTGAGCAGCCTGCGGACCCGTTTGGCCGCCGCCGACTCCTACCTCAAGGCGAGCGCGAAGAATCCGACCTCGCTGGCCCTCAATCTAAAAGAGCTTTCGCATCTGACGCCGCCCGAAGTGCGGCTGACGCGCTACGACTTCACCCCCGCCGCCGCGGGGGCCAACCTCCGCCTGTCCGGCGTCGTCACATCTTCCGATGTGCCTCCCGAGGTAGTTTTGGCGGCCTTCGTCGATCGGCTGAACGCGGGCCGCTTCTTCGACAGCGTGACGGTCGAACGCCACGTCAAGCGCCGTCAGGACGAAACATTCATCCTCGAATTTCAGCTCGCGCTGCGGGGGCGCCTGTGA
- a CDS encoding prepilin-type N-terminal cleavage/methylation domain-containing protein, which produces MSGERIRPDPARSDRRLSVHPAGFTLVELVIIIVILGILAAVAIPQLADMSGSAKTAATRKEMGELRRALVGSPEIVAGGRPVAAGFQGDVGRLPGRLSDLTVRPDSVPPYDRLARYGWNGPYIDPSGGNYLSDAWGVPYVYDPDARILLSVGGGDTLRVTL; this is translated from the coding sequence ATGAGTGGTGAGCGCATCCGGCCCGACCCCGCCCGCTCCGATCGACGGCTCAGTGTTCATCCAGCCGGCTTCACGCTGGTCGAACTGGTCATAATCATCGTCATCCTCGGGATTCTCGCCGCCGTGGCCATCCCGCAGCTCGCCGACATGAGCGGGAGCGCTAAAACGGCGGCCACCCGAAAGGAAATGGGCGAGCTGCGGCGGGCGCTGGTCGGCTCGCCTGAGATTGTCGCCGGCGGCCGGCCGGTGGCCGCTGGCTTCCAGGGAGATGTCGGCCGGTTGCCCGGACGGCTGAGTGATCTAACGGTCCGGCCCGACTCGGTCCCGCCGTACGATCGGCTCGCCCGGTACGGCTGGAACGGCCCGTACATCGACCCCTCCGGCGGAAATTACCTCAGCGATGCCTGGGGCGTACCGTATGTGTACGACCCGGACGCCCGGATCCTCCTCTCCGTCGGGGGCGGAGACACTCTTCGCGTGACGTTGTGA
- a CDS encoding type II secretion system F family protein → MQSRYKYRAADAAGRTREGVLLADSREQVLEHLAGQQLVPIRVAAVAGRRGFSLLSFFSGPHYERLIAFTANLGTMYRAGVPLLRALALIRIGPAAGHFNRAIDDIRLAVQAGRPLSQAMAAHDDLFARAYVAGVAAGEESGKLDEILAQLRTMLEQDLELSRAVKAGTRYPLMVVGALGAAALVLVLYVVPRFTAFYGQFNAQLPLPTRLLIGLQHTVSAYWPALLMALVLAALAVRQAIGTERGKSWLDHRLLRLPIVGPLIIKSNVARFAAMFHVLFQAGLPIIACLEILAETVKNSALAGEIRTMAGLFREGRDSRLAEHEFRYFPPLALQMMTIGLESGSLAEVLREVGEHYGKEVQYTSRQLTAVLEPILTFVMGIFVLILALAIFLPMWNLIRVFNG, encoded by the coding sequence ATGCAGAGCCGGTATAAGTATCGCGCGGCCGACGCGGCGGGGCGGACCCGCGAGGGAGTGCTCCTGGCTGACAGCCGCGAGCAGGTGCTGGAGCATCTGGCCGGGCAGCAGCTGGTGCCGATCCGCGTGGCCGCAGTCGCCGGCCGGCGTGGATTTTCGCTCCTCAGCTTCTTCTCCGGGCCGCACTACGAGCGCCTGATTGCGTTTACGGCCAATCTGGGCACGATGTACCGGGCGGGCGTGCCGCTGCTCCGGGCCCTGGCCCTGATCCGCATCGGGCCTGCCGCCGGGCACTTCAACCGCGCGATCGACGACATCCGCCTGGCCGTCCAGGCCGGCCGCCCGCTCTCACAGGCGATGGCGGCCCACGACGACCTCTTCGCGCGCGCCTACGTCGCCGGCGTCGCCGCCGGCGAGGAGTCCGGCAAGCTCGACGAAATCCTCGCCCAATTGCGCACGATGCTCGAACAGGACCTCGAGCTCTCGCGCGCGGTCAAGGCGGGCACCCGGTATCCGCTGATGGTGGTGGGGGCGCTGGGTGCCGCCGCCCTCGTGCTCGTGCTGTACGTGGTCCCCCGGTTCACCGCTTTCTATGGGCAGTTCAACGCGCAGCTGCCGCTGCCGACGCGCTTGCTGATCGGGCTCCAGCATACGGTCTCCGCCTACTGGCCGGCCCTGCTGATGGCGCTCGTGCTCGCCGCCCTTGCAGTGCGCCAGGCAATCGGAACCGAACGGGGCAAGTCGTGGCTCGACCACCGCCTTCTGCGTCTGCCGATCGTCGGTCCGCTGATCATCAAGAGCAACGTCGCCCGGTTCGCCGCGATGTTCCATGTGCTCTTTCAGGCCGGCCTCCCCATCATCGCCTGCCTCGAAATTCTGGCCGAAACGGTCAAGAACAGCGCGCTGGCCGGAGAAATCCGCACCATGGCGGGTCTCTTCCGCGAGGGCCGCGACAGCCGTCTGGCCGAGCACGAGTTCCGGTACTTCCCGCCCCTGGCGCTTCAGATGATGACCATCGGGCTGGAGTCCGGCTCCCTCGCCGAGGTTCTCCGCGAGGTCGGCGAGCACTACGGCAAGGAGGTGCAGTACACCTCCCGCCAGCTCACCGCTGTGCTCGAGCCTATTCTCACGTTTGTCATGGGCATTTTCGTGCTCATTCTGGCGCTGGCGATCTTCCTGCCAATGTGGAACCTGATCCGGGTCTTCAACGGCTGA
- a CDS encoding DoxX family membrane protein: protein MRRLIDNDYLTLLIRLFVGGVFIYASYYKIINPMDFAKSIWYYHMVPGSLINLMAIVLPWWELVAGVCLVLGVWYRGTVWSMLLMTVMFGAALASAAIRGLDIQCGCFKASVGAGDEAAATLVRDLGLFVLTLQLLFSRARRFFVGRARPLTEGRAALSR, encoded by the coding sequence ATGCGACGGTTGATCGACAACGACTATCTGACGCTGCTCATCCGGCTGTTCGTGGGGGGTGTGTTCATCTATGCGTCCTACTACAAGATCATCAATCCGATGGATTTCGCCAAGAGCATCTGGTACTACCACATGGTGCCGGGGAGTCTGATCAACCTGATGGCGATCGTGCTGCCCTGGTGGGAACTGGTCGCGGGGGTGTGCCTGGTGCTCGGAGTCTGGTATCGGGGGACGGTGTGGTCGATGCTCCTGATGACGGTTATGTTCGGGGCGGCGCTGGCCTCGGCGGCGATTCGGGGGCTGGACATCCAGTGCGGCTGTTTCAAGGCCTCGGTGGGGGCCGGCGACGAGGCCGCGGCCACGCTCGTGCGCGACCTCGGCCTCTTCGTGCTCACCCTTCAGTTGCTCTTCTCGCGCGCGCGGCGGTTCTTTGTCGGCCGCGCACGGCCACTTACGGAAGGACGCGCGGCGTTATCAAGATGA